Proteins from a genomic interval of Heteronotia binoei isolate CCM8104 ecotype False Entrance Well chromosome 5, APGP_CSIRO_Hbin_v1, whole genome shotgun sequence:
- the LRRC8E gene encoding volume-regulated anion channel subunit LRRC8E produces MIPVAEFKQFTDQQPAFKVLKPWWDVLAEYITVAMLMIGVFGCTLQVTQDKIICLPNHVPSGTSFADATCEDFTKKIINASEITESPTYQEMNGLQNNLDLQQYSYINQMCYETALHWYAKYFPYLVVIHTLIFMVCASFWFKFPGTSSKIEHFISILSKCFDSPWTTRAISEVSVENQDNASPAKRDRRRKSSASSESVELNPTGGSIADKKVAESTPISLLDKKEGEQAKALFEKVKKFRLHVEKGDILYTMYIRQTILKVCKFLIITAYNAALVHNISFIVPCSVRMEDMTGYDHFCCNHTKAHLFSKLAICYICFLGIYGMTCLYTLYWLFHRPLKEYSFKYAREETGISDIPDVKNDFAFMLHLVDQYDSLYSKRFAVFLSEVSECKLTQLNLNHEWTVEKLRQKLQKNPHGWLELHLFMLPGLPDTLFELTEVESLKLELLKDVTFPTSVTQLVNLLELSLINCPVKLPFTGLIFLREQLKVMTVKFDEIKDIPLWTYNLRSLEELHISGLFSQEIGRTGTLESLRELKNLKTLMLHSNISKLPPSVTDVASHLQKLIIRNDGTKLVTLNNLKKLFSVQEVQLINCNLERIPHAVFSLVNLQELDLKDNQLHSIEEIISFQHCRKLACLKLWCNHITTIPDHIRKLKTLERLDLSHNHIETLPHQLFQCSKLRHLDLSNNNIQVIPAGMGALYNLQHFAISHNSLEALPDELFFCKKLKTLKAGYNKLHRLSQRVGSLTLLTTLELKGNQLEFLPQEICMCRALKRSGLDVESTIYESLPLEVREALEEE; encoded by the exons ATGATCCCAGTAGCTGAATTCAAGCAATTCACAGACCAGCAGCCTGCTTTCAAAGTTCTCAAGCCCTGGTGGGATGTCCTGGCTGAGTACATTACTGTTGCCATGCTGATGATAGGTGTTTTTGGCTGCACTCTGCAA GTGACACAGGATAAGATTATTTGTCTTCCCAACCATGTCCCCAGTGGTACATCCTTTGCTGATGCCACTTGTGAAGATTTTACCAAGAAGATAATAAATGCCTCTGAGATAACTGAGTCTCCCACCTATCAGGAAATGAATGGATTACAGAATAACCTAGACCTCCAACAGTATAGCTACATCAATCAGATGTGCTATGAGACAGCCCTCCATTGGTATGCCAAGTATTTTCCCTACCTTGTTGTCATCCACACCCTCATCTTCATGGTGTGTGCTTCTTTTTGGTTCAAATTTCCTGGTACTAGTTCCAAGATTGAACATTTCATCTCCATCTTGAGCAAGTGCTTTGACTCACCTTGGACTACTAGGGCCATCTCTGAAGTCTCTGTGGAAAACCAGGACAATGCAAGCCCAGCAAAGAGAGATCGGAGAAGGAAAAGTAGTGCTTCCAGTGAGTCTGTTGAACTTAACCCCACAGGAGGCTCCATTGCAGATAAGAAGGTTGCAGAATCCACCCCTATTAGCCTCCTCGACAAAAAGGAAGGGGAACAGGCCAAAGCCCTCTTTGAAAAGGTGAAGAAGTTCCGGCTCCATGTGGAAAAAGGAGACATCCTTTATACCATGTATATTCGCCAAACCATTCTCAAAGTCTGCAAGTTTTTAATCATCACTGCCTATAATGCTGCACTTGTCCACAACATTAGCTTTATAGTGCCATGCAGTGTCAGAATGGAAGACATGACAGGCTATGACCATTTCTGCTGTAACCACACCAAAGCACACCTGTTCTCTAAGCTAGCCATCTGCTACATCTGCTTTCTTGGCATATATGGCATGACCTGTCTCTATACTCTTTACTGGCTGTTCCACCGACCACTTAAAGAGTACTCCTTCAAGTATGCACGTGAGGAGACAGGCATCAGTGACATTCCTGATGTCAAGAATGACTTTGCTTTCATGCTTCATCTTGTAGACCAGTATGATTCCCTCTACTCTAAGCGGTTTGCCGTTTTCCTCTCAGAAGTCAGTGAGTGCAAGCTCACACAGCTCAACCTCAATCATGAGTGGACAGTAGAGAAACTGCGGCAGAAGTTGCAGAAGAACCCTCATGGCTGGTTGGAACTCCACCTCTTCATGCTACCTGGATTGCCTGACACCCTCTTTGAACTGACAGAGGTGGAATCTCTGAAACTGGAACTCCTCAAAGATGTTACATTCCCAACTTCAGTGACTCAATTGGTTAATCTCCTGGAGCTTTCACTGATTAACTGTCCTGTTAAACTGCCTTTTACTGGTCTTATATTCCTCCGTGAACAGCTGAAGGTGATGACTGTAAAGTTTGATGAGATAAAAGATATACCACTGTGGACCTACAACCTGAGAAGTCTGGAAGAGTTACACATCTCAGGACTTTTTAGCCAGGAAATAGGCCGGACAGGGACTCTGGAAAGCCTTCGTGAGCTAAAGAACctgaagaccctgatgctgcaTAGCAATATCTCAAAATTGCCCCCCAGTGTAACTGATGTTGCCAGTCATCTGCAGAAGCTCATAATCCGTAATGATGGGACTAAACTAGTGACTCTCAATAACCTCAAGAAGCTCTTCTCTGTGCAAGAAGTGCAGCTCATAAATTGCAATCTGGAACGCATCCCTCATGCTGTCTTCAGCTTGGTGAATCTGCAGGAGTTGGATCTTAAAGACAATCAGCTACATTCCATTGAGGAGATCATCAGTTTCCAGCATTGCCGCAAGCTAGCATGTCTCAAACTTTGGTGCAACCACATCACCACCATCCCTGATCACATTCGCAAGCTTAAGACTTTAGAGCGCCTTGACCTCAGCCACAATCACATTGAGACCCTCCCTCACCAACTATTCCAGTGCAGTAAACTGCGCCATCTGGATCTTTCCAACAATAACATCCAGGTCATCCCTGCTGGGATGGGAGCCTTGTACAACCTTCAGCATTTTGCCATTTCTCACAATTCTTTGGAGGCGCTGCCTGATGAACTCTTCTTCTGCAAGAAACTCAAGACTCTCAAAGCAGGATACAACAAACTGCATCGCCTCTCTCAACGTGTGGGCAGTTTGACTTTGCTCACCACTCTAGAGCTGAAAGGGAATCAACTTGAATTCCTGCCCCAAGAAATTTGCATGTGCCGTGCGCTGAAGCGCTCTGGTTTGGACGTGGAAAGCACAATCTATGAGTCATTACCTTTAGAAGTCAGGGAAGCGTTGGAGGAGGAATGA